The Bacilli bacterium genome contains the following window.
ATCATGTTATTGTTTGAAACGGTATTGATGATGGAAGCAATCGAATCCTTCGGCAGAATTTCCTGATATCCCGCTTGCTCGCCATCGTATAAATCGCCCAGCACTTTAATTTTCAACTCATGGAAACCTTTCAGCCCCAATGATTTGCATAAGCGGATAATCGCCGCCTGGCTGCCGCCGCTAAGTTGCGCCAGCTGCGCAACCGACAAATTGATCAATTTTTCCGGTTGCCGCAATACGTAGTCGGCAATTCTTTTTTCGGATGGTGTCAAGGAGTCGCGAACTTCTCTAAGCCTTACCAATCCTCCGTTCAATTCGTTCCACCCCGATTTAAACTCGATTCTAAATTATACCGTTATTTATTATTTATAACAGATTTCTTAAAAGAATTGAACATTTCTTCCGGTCCATCTCTCCGGTAGCTTGAAAGCCTGTGCTCTTTTAAAACCGGCCGGGGCGCCGCGCACAATTGTCAATGCTTTGTAATATTCGATAAACGGGAAATTCGACGTTTCGCCGCGGGCATATGCATAAACATTCATTGCCTTGACCCATCTTTCGTACGCTTCGTCGGGAATTTCCACGAATACGTCCGGCTTGTAATCAAACGGATCTTCCCAGTTATCGGCAAAATACAGCTTTTCGGCCCGATGGGCCGGCAAAGCGCGTTCAATCGTTTTTAGAGCGGCGTAAAAGAACGCGTCTTTTACGATATAGTGCGTGTTGGCGTGGTCTTTGTGCATGCTGCCTTTCCAGTGCGTAATAATGATCGTCGGCTTTACCTCGCGGATTATGTCGGCGACCTGGTACTTTACTTCGTCATTGACGGGCAGTTCCGCGTCTTTATATTCAAGAAACCGCACGTCAGCGCCGATTATTTGCGCAAATTGTTCGGCTTCCGCTATTTTTTGTTTGGCATATTCGGCCGCGGATAATGTCGGGTGTCCTTTTTCACCGGGCGTCAGGTGCAAAAATGTCGCCTTGTGACCGGCCAGCACATATTTGGCCATCACCGCTCCCGCAGTTAAATCCATATCCCCGGCATGACCGCCGATAGCTAAAATGTGTTCCTGTTTATGTTCCATTTTCTGTTCTCCTTTATTTCGCGCATTAGCCCTTTACGCCCGTGTTCATCATGCCTTTTACATAATATTTCTGCAGGAAGATAAACACGAGCAAGACCGGTAAAATACTGATTACCAACCCTGCCATGACCAGCGGTTGCGTCAATGTCGGATCCAGATGTTCTTTCAGGGTCTGAATGCCGACAGGCAAGGTGGCCAAATTCTTATTGACCGAATTCATTAACAAGGCCCAAATAAATTCGTTCCAGCTATTGATAAATTCAAATATGGCCAAAGTCGCCAACGCCGGAATCGTCATCGGCAAAATGATTTGCGCAAATATCCGAAAATCGCCCGCGCCGTCGATGCGCGCAGCTTCCACATAGGCATCGTTGATGGTAATCATAAATTGCCGCATCAGAAAAATGCCGAAGGCGTTCACCATAAAGGGCAGAATCAGCGCCCAGATCGTCGTAGCCATGCCGCCGTGGCCGCCGTTGCCGAAAATATCGTTGCCGCCGGTCATCGGAAAATGCACCATGATATAAAAGTTCGGGATCAAAAACAAAAAGGTCGGAAACATCATGGTCGACAAAACAAATTTGAAAATCGCATTTCTGCCGGGAAACTTTAGCTTTGTCAAGGCATACGCGGACATCGAACTGGTTAAAAGCACAATCGCTGTCGTCAAAATCGAACGAAGCACGCTGTTGCGAAACAACAAACCCATATCAAGCAGCTCAAAAGCCATTTTATAATTTTCAAAATGGTATTCATCCG
Protein-coding sequences here:
- a CDS encoding PIG-L family deacetylase, with the translated sequence MEHKQEHILAIGGHAGDMDLTAGAVMAKYVLAGHKATFLHLTPGEKGHPTLSAAEYAKQKIAEAEQFAQIIGADVRFLEYKDAELPVNDEVKYQVADIIREVKPTIIITHWKGSMHKDHANTHYIVKDAFFYAALKTIERALPAHRAEKLYFADNWEDPFDYKPDVFVEIPDEAYERWVKAMNVYAYARGETSNFPFIEYYKALTIVRGAPAGFKRAQAFKLPERWTGRNVQFF
- a CDS encoding carbohydrate ABC transporter permease — its product is MKRRKFPWFSYLVVVVGSVMMVFPFLDMLMSSFKGPAQFASLYYKFLPDEYHFENYKMAFELLDMGLLFRNSVLRSILTTAIVLLTSSMSAYALTKLKFPGRNAIFKFVLSTMMFPTFLFLIPNFYIMVHFPMTGGNDIFGNGGHGGMATTIWALILPFMVNAFGIFLMRQFMITINDAYVEAARIDGAGDFRIFAQIILPMTIPALATLAIFEFINSWNEFIWALLMNSVNKNLATLPVGIQTLKEHLDPTLTQPLVMAGLVISILPVLLVFIFLQKYYVKGMMNTGVKG